The Gracilimonas sp. genome includes a region encoding these proteins:
- a CDS encoding serine hydrolase, with amino-acid sequence MSLFSERVLFLSILCFITGFQSLQAQSSAPTSIEAVFEEAESIHSLRSVLIQQEGELLGAEYFRNASPDYPYNIKSASKSIISLLTGIAVDNGFISLNETLGDYFPDYFEANPNQKKENITIRNLLSMQSGLETTSFYNYGAWVVSNDWVEFQLDQDFVKEPGGQMVYSTGTSHLLSVILTKATGKSTKAFAEEYLFDPLSIDVGGWDRDPKGYYMGGNNLAMTPDDLLKIGQLMLNGGTYNGERIVSKKWVHDSFKTYTRSNYNPYNYGYMWWNRPVGGHKVFFAWGYGGQYIFMIPELSSVVVITNSLDGATQRRTYKEPIFNFLENSVIPYLEKKAS; translated from the coding sequence ATGAGTTTATTTTCCGAACGAGTTTTATTCTTATCTATTCTCTGCTTCATCACAGGGTTCCAAAGCCTGCAGGCTCAGTCTTCAGCTCCAACCTCCATTGAAGCTGTTTTTGAGGAAGCAGAATCCATCCATTCACTCAGAAGCGTTCTCATTCAACAAGAGGGCGAACTGTTAGGTGCTGAATATTTCCGAAATGCCTCACCCGATTATCCCTACAACATCAAATCCGCTTCCAAAAGTATAATTTCCCTTTTAACCGGAATTGCTGTTGATAACGGTTTTATCTCTCTAAATGAAACGTTGGGAGATTATTTCCCGGACTATTTTGAAGCAAATCCCAACCAAAAGAAAGAGAATATCACGATCCGTAACCTGCTTTCCATGCAATCCGGATTAGAAACCACCAGTTTTTATAATTATGGGGCATGGGTAGTCAGTAATGACTGGGTGGAATTTCAACTTGATCAGGATTTTGTGAAAGAGCCCGGCGGACAGATGGTGTACAGTACAGGAACCTCACATCTGCTGTCGGTCATACTCACCAAAGCTACCGGTAAGAGCACCAAAGCATTTGCTGAAGAATACTTATTTGATCCGCTGAGTATTGATGTGGGAGGCTGGGATCGTGATCCTAAGGGTTATTACATGGGCGGTAACAACCTGGCGATGACTCCGGATGATTTACTTAAAATAGGACAGCTTATGCTGAATGGCGGCACTTATAACGGAGAGCGTATTGTTTCCAAAAAATGGGTGCACGACTCTTTTAAAACCTACACCCGCAGCAACTACAACCCTTATAATTATGGGTATATGTGGTGGAACCGCCCGGTTGGCGGCCATAAAGTATTTTTTGCCTGGGGATATGGCGGGCAATACATCTTTATGATTCCTGAGCTAAGCAGCGTTGTAGTTATCACAAACTCCCTGGATGGGGCTACCCAGCGCAGAACCTACAAAGAACCGATTTTCAATTTCCTGGAGAACAGTGTTATTCCCTACCTGGAGAAAAAGGCATCCTGA